One genomic window of Mucilaginibacter sp. SJ includes the following:
- a CDS encoding TlpA disulfide reductase family protein, producing MKKQVLIFFALIIISFHVVGKAGYTLNVNVKGSHGGGLELRKFYQELLDEKNSSTEKLENSKCKFEGTIGNPIRVFLIFTGTDGTRLYSPVFYIDLGKQEVILDSATFEHGVPVFKGSRTNDLNLHYLEAFRASEVKLRWLTDSLDRLSINLSSNNDPGLKKKLGELKQSINDKRDDFTDSLVNVYKNEYLSVWIIDSCLRERFSPKLERTFNRLSPEIKQSRLGLAVKKSFLDVQAVLPGGHLPELSLIDTTGRKYKETFKREGKYLFVELWFSHCAPCLARLPALKDIYKRRDEFNLEFVGISVRETSTQDWKGAIDRYKIPWSQRFDYSRLFLDTYKIHFFPSNLIVDPTGKIVARDLEPAEVMRFLEHSKYP from the coding sequence GAAAAAACAGGTTTTAATTTTTTTTGCTCTGATAATCATTTCATTTCACGTAGTTGGAAAGGCAGGATATACCCTTAATGTGAACGTTAAAGGCAGCCATGGGGGGGGATTGGAACTAAGGAAGTTTTATCAAGAATTATTGGATGAAAAGAACTCTTCAACGGAGAAGCTTGAAAATTCTAAATGTAAATTTGAAGGCACGATCGGTAATCCAATCAGGGTATTTTTAATTTTTACCGGGACAGACGGTACCCGGCTTTATTCTCCCGTTTTCTATATTGATTTAGGAAAACAGGAAGTCATATTGGATAGCGCGACATTTGAGCATGGCGTTCCTGTTTTTAAAGGATCGCGGACTAACGATCTTAATCTACATTATCTTGAGGCTTTTCGGGCATCTGAGGTGAAATTGAGGTGGCTAACTGACAGCCTTGACCGCCTCAGTATAAATCTCTCGAGTAATAATGACCCAGGGCTCAAAAAAAAACTTGGAGAATTAAAACAATCGATAAATGATAAACGTGATGATTTTACCGACTCTTTGGTTAATGTCTATAAGAATGAATATTTATCTGTATGGATAATTGACAGTTGTTTAAGGGAACGGTTTTCTCCCAAATTGGAACGTACATTTAATCGTTTATCTCCTGAAATTAAACAAAGTAGGCTTGGGCTAGCTGTCAAAAAATCTTTTCTTGATGTGCAAGCCGTCTTACCCGGAGGCCATTTGCCTGAACTTTCACTTATAGATACAACTGGTAGGAAATATAAAGAGACATTTAAGCGGGAAGGTAAATATTTGTTTGTAGAACTTTGGTTCAGCCATTGTGCTCCATGCTTAGCCCGACTGCCGGCATTGAAAGATATCTATAAGAGAAGGGATGAATTTAATCTTGAATTTGTTGGGATATCAGTGAGGGAAACAAGTACACAAGACTGGAAAGGTGCAATAGACCGATATAAAATCCCCTGGTCCCAGCGTTTTGACTACAGCAGGCTGTTTTTAGATACTTACAAGATACATTTTTTTCCTTCAAATCTGATTGTTGACCCAACAGGTAAAATTGTCGCACGCGACTTGGAACCTGCAGAAGTTATGCGATTTCTTGAACATTCCAAGTATCCGTGA